One segment of Sesamum indicum cultivar Zhongzhi No. 13 linkage group LG4, S_indicum_v1.0, whole genome shotgun sequence DNA contains the following:
- the LOC110011847 gene encoding uncharacterized protein LOC110011847 isoform X2 → MRRPPFGLRLLFLQELQESKKDSVALSMWSGAAVTKPGSKLLCETRVEGVANKDAGVDIDEENSQDGSPNWRFWRALPFGGFPFGG, encoded by the exons ATGCGCCGACCACCATTTGGCCTCCGTCTCTTATTTCTTCag GAATTGCAAGAGTCAAAAAAAGACAGTGTTGCACTTTCAATGTGGAGTGGAGCAGCAGTGACAAAACCTGGTTCGAAGCTGTTGTGCGAGACAAGGGTTGAGGGAGTTGCAAACAAAGATGCCGGTGTAGACATTGATGAGGAGAACAGCCAAGATGGCTCCCCGAATTGGAGATTTTGGAGGGCTCTTCCCTTTGG TGGATTCCCATTTGGTGGTTGA
- the LOC110011847 gene encoding uncharacterized protein LOC110011847 isoform X1, translated as MRRPPFGLRLLFLQELQESKKDSVALSMWSGAAVTKPGSKLLCETRVEGVANKDAGVDIDEENSQDGSPNWRFWRALPFGVMPVKMIPNDTVVNLLHNNTLAFMTHTRALRFLFRNIDIHCTLFVVLLVLSGKGLCLDFFVLYLLQFRQFLM; from the exons ATGCGCCGACCACCATTTGGCCTCCGTCTCTTATTTCTTCag GAATTGCAAGAGTCAAAAAAAGACAGTGTTGCACTTTCAATGTGGAGTGGAGCAGCAGTGACAAAACCTGGTTCGAAGCTGTTGTGCGAGACAAGGGTTGAGGGAGTTGCAAACAAAGATGCCGGTGTAGACATTGATGAGGAGAACAGCCAAGATGGCTCCCCGAATTGGAGATTTTGGAGGGCTCTTCCCTTTGG GGTAATGCCAGTGAAGATGATCCCAAATGATACAGTCGTCAACTTGCTTCACAATAACACACTAGCTTTCATGACACACACAAGAGCCTTGCGGTTTCTTTTCCGGAACATCGACATTCATTGTACTTTGTTTGTAGTACTTTTGGTCTTGAGTGGAAAAGGCCTTTGTTTAgacttttttgtattatacCTATTGCAATTCCGTCAGTTTTTAATGTGA